In the genome of Streptomyces sp. NBC_00433, the window CACGGCCTTCATGTCCGGCATCCCCGCCGAACTGCTGCAGGCCGCGAGGGTGGACGGCGCCGGATCGCTGCGCGTCTTCTGGTCCATCGTGCTTCCGATGAGCCGCAACGCGATCATCACCGTGTCGCTGTTCGCCTTCCTGTGGTCCTGGTCGGACTTCGTCTTCGCCAGCACCCTGGACAGCGGCGGCGCCCACCAGCCCATCACCCTGGGCATCTACCACTACATCGGCAACAACAACCAGGAGTGGAACGCCATCATGGCCACCGCGGTCGTGGCGTCACTGCCGGCCGCCGTGATCCTGGTCCTCGCCCAGCGGTACGTCGCCGCCGGCGTCACGGCCGGAGCCGTCAAAGACTGACGGCAGGCTTCTCCACGCCGTGTCTTGGCTGAAACGCCCACATCCGAGAAGGATCGAGTTCACACCGATGACCCTCACCCCGGACCGCAACGCCTTCGCGATTCAGGAGATACCTTTCAGCCGCCAGGGATCATGGTTCAACATCTCGCCGGTCCTCTCCCAGCACACCCGGGCCGAGGACCTGCATCTGGTCTCCCACCAGAACGGCATGCACGCGGTCCTGCGCTTCCTACCGCTCCATCCGGACACCGGTGAGCGCGCGGAGACCGTCTGGAAGGCGACTCCCACCACACTGGACTGGGAGTCCGACGGCGGCCGGATCTCGCTCGTCTACGAGAGCCCCGACACGGTCCGGTTGCGCGGTGAACACCTGGGCCTCGCGATCACGCCCGCGGACCGGGAGCTGACGCCCTTCACCGGCACCTACCTCTACCGCGACCCCGTCGACGGTTCCCACCAGTTCACCTCCTACGAGACGGGCCGCCGCTACCGCATCACCCTCCTGACGGGCGTGATCGCCGCCGCGGAAGGACTGGAGGGGCTTGCCGGCGTCGAACGCCGACTGGTCCTGTCCGGCCTGGCGGGCTGGGAAGCCGTCATCGAGGAGATCGACAGTGCACGGCAGCCCTACACCGCCCCGGCGGACTTCGACGCCGCGGCGGTCTCACACGCCGGGTCCTTCCGCGAGTTCGCCGACGCGGTGGCTCCGCTGCCTGCCGCCACGGCACCGGCTGCCGAACTGGCGGCCTACGTCCTGTGGTCGGCGACCGTGCGTCCCGCCGGATTCCTGCGGCGCCCTGCCGTCCTGATGTCCAAGCACTGGATGGACAAGGTGTGGAGCTGGGACCACTGCTTCAACGCCCTCGCGCTGGCCCCGGGCCTGCCGGATCTCGCGTGGGACCAGTTCCAGATCCCGTTCGACCACCAGGACGAGACCGGAGCCCTGCCGGACTCCATCACGCACTCCGAGGTGCTGTACAACTTCGTCAAGCCGCCCATCCACGGCTGGGCACTGCGACGGCTGCGCGAACGCCTCCCCCGCCCGCTGGGGCCCGGCGAGCTGGGCGAGACCTACCGGCGCCTCGGGCGGTGGACCGACTTCTGGCTCCAGGCCCGCACCGCACCCGGGGAAAGCCTGCCGCACTACCAGCACGGCAACGACAGCGGCTGGGACAATGCCACCGCCTTCGACGACCGGCGGGTGCTGATCACCGCAGACCTGGCGGCCTTCCTCGTCCTCCAGCTGGCCGAACTGGCCGTGCTGGCCGACGACCTCGGGGACACCGAGGCCGCCGCCCGGCACCGGGGCAGGGCGGACGGCCTCCAGGACGCGCTGCTCGCGGACCTGTGGTCGGGCGACCGGTTCCACAGCCGCTCTCCCCTCTCCCCTGACCCGTCCACCAGCCGCAGCCTGCTGGACCTCATGCCGATCGTGCTCGGCGAGCGGCTCCCGCGCGACATCGGCGACCGCCTCGCCGAGCGAATCGCCTCGCACCTGACGCCGCACGGCCTGGCCACCGAGCACATCGACTCGCCGCACTACGAATCGAACGGCTACTGGCGCGGCCCCATCTGGGCGCCGGCCACCGTCCTCATCGAGGACGGCCTGCGCAGGAGCGGCCACACCGACCTCGCCGACGACATCAGCCGACGATTCCGTGCCCTGTGCGAGAAATCCGGCTTCGCCGAGAACTTCGACGCCCTCACCGGCGAAGGGCTGCGCGACCGCGCCTACACCTGGACCGCCGGCAGCTACCTGCTCCTTGCCGACGACCACCACCGGCGTACGCGGGCAACGCCGCCGCTTTAGCACACCAGGGCCGACATCGCGGGAGCGTTCAGCAGCGCCGCTATCGGACGCCTACGGCTGACACCCGCACCTGCCGCGGGATCCTCCTCCGGATTCGGGCCACAGGTAAGACCTGCGGCAGATACGTGCCAACCCGTCTCCGGCGAGGATCGCCTGCGACGGCGGACTATGGGAGCGCTCCCATAGACGGTAGTGAGTTGGAGGCGATTCGACAAGACTCCTGCCACCGGCGGCCTCCTGCGGTGCGCCTGACCAGGGCCGCACCGCAGGAGGCCGCCGCGTCCCGAACCGCTCGGGAGCGGACCCGTGGGGGCCCTGCGACCTGAGGGGCCTGTCGCGGCAAGGGTTGACACCGCACACCCCGGGGTGCAAAGTGCCGTCGTCGGAGCTGACCCGTTTACCGCAGACAGGCATGTGCGGCATCGTGTTAGCGCTAACACCCGCCCTCGCGCCGCCCTTGCCCACCCCCCACTGCAAGGAGAACCCCGCGTGAACACCCGAGATCCGCGACCGCCCAGAGATCGCACCGCGCGATATCGAGTCGGCCCGTGTCCGCCGGTGGAACCCTCGCCGACGGTGTCACCGTGCGAGCCGGCCTC includes:
- a CDS encoding trehalase family glycosidase — translated: MTLTPDRNAFAIQEIPFSRQGSWFNISPVLSQHTRAEDLHLVSHQNGMHAVLRFLPLHPDTGERAETVWKATPTTLDWESDGGRISLVYESPDTVRLRGEHLGLAITPADRELTPFTGTYLYRDPVDGSHQFTSYETGRRYRITLLTGVIAAAEGLEGLAGVERRLVLSGLAGWEAVIEEIDSARQPYTAPADFDAAAVSHAGSFREFADAVAPLPAATAPAAELAAYVLWSATVRPAGFLRRPAVLMSKHWMDKVWSWDHCFNALALAPGLPDLAWDQFQIPFDHQDETGALPDSITHSEVLYNFVKPPIHGWALRRLRERLPRPLGPGELGETYRRLGRWTDFWLQARTAPGESLPHYQHGNDSGWDNATAFDDRRVLITADLAAFLVLQLAELAVLADDLGDTEAAARHRGRADGLQDALLADLWSGDRFHSRSPLSPDPSTSRSLLDLMPIVLGERLPRDIGDRLAERIASHLTPHGLATEHIDSPHYESNGYWRGPIWAPATVLIEDGLRRSGHTDLADDISRRFRALCEKSGFAENFDALTGEGLRDRAYTWTAGSYLLLADDHHRRTRATPPL